Proteins encoded together in one Camelina sativa cultivar DH55 chromosome 9, Cs, whole genome shotgun sequence window:
- the LOC104710133 gene encoding serine/threonine-protein kinase BRI1-like 2 isoform X1 yields MFQLTYFSIQTPNTILPPMTTSPIRVRIRTRIHISFIFLLTHFSLSSSSSLKTDSLSLLSFKAMIQDDPNNILSNWTPRKSPCQFSGVTCLGGRVSEINLSGSGLSGTVSFNAFTSLDSLTVLKLSENFFVLNSTSLLLLPLSLTHLELSSSGLIGILPENFFPKYSNLISITLSYNNFTGKLPNDVFLDSKKLQTLDLSYNNITGSISGLTIPLSSCVSLSYLDFSGNSISGYIPDSLINCTGLKSLNLSYNNFDGQIPKPFGELKLLQSLDLSHNKLTGWIPPEIGDTCRTLQNLRLSNNNVTGVIPESLSSCSLLQSLDLSNNNISGPFPNTILRSFGSLQILLLSNNLISGEFPTSISSCKSLRIADFSSNRFSGVIPPDLCPGAASLEELRLPDNLVTGEIPPSISQCSELRTIDLSLNYLNGTIPPEIGNLQKLEQFIAWYNNFAGTIPPEIGKLQNLKDLILNNNQLTGEIPPEFFNCSNIEWVSFTSNRLTGEVPKDFGILSRLAVLQLGNNNFTGEIPAELGKCTTLVWLDLNTNHLTGEIPPRLGRQPGSKALSGLLSGNTMAFVRNVGNSCKGVGGLVEFSGIRPERLLQIPSLKSCDFTRMYSGPILSLFTRYQTIEYLDLSYNQLRGKIPDEIGEMIALQVLELSHNQLSGEIPVTIGHLKNLGVFDASDNRLQGQIPESFSNLSFLVQIDLSNNELTGPIPQRGQLSTLPASQYADNPGLCGVPLPECKNGNNQLPAGTEEVKRAKHGSRAASWANSIVLGVLISAASVCILIVWAIAVRARKRDAEDAKMLHSLQAVNSATTWKIEKEKEPLSINVATFQRQLRKLKFSQLIEATNGFSAASMIGHGGFGEVFKATLKDGSSVAIKKLIRLSCQGDREFMAEMETLGKIKHRNLVPLLGYCKIGEERLLVYEFMQYGSLEEVLHGPRTGEKRRVLSWEERKKIAKGAAKGLCFLHHNCIPHIIHRDMKSSNVLLDQDMEARVSDFGMARLISALDTHLSVSTLAGTPGYVPPEYYQSFRCTAKGDVYSVGVVMLEILSGKRPTDKEEFGDTNLVGWSKMKAREGKHMEVIDEDLLSMKEGSSESLNEKEGFGGMIVKEMLRYLEIALRCVDDFPSKRPNMLQVVASLRELRGNENSSHSHSNSS; encoded by the exons ATGTTTCAACTTACTTACTTCTCCATTCAAACTCCAAACACGATCCTCCCTCcaatgactacttcaccaaTCCGGGTTCGGATCCGGACTCGGATCCATatctccttcatcttcctccttaCTCATTTCTCtctatcatcttcatcttcactcAAAACCGACTCATTGTCTCTCCTCTCTTTCAAAGCAATGATCCAagatgatccaaacaacatccTCTCAAACTGGACACCTCGTAAATCACCTTGTCAATTCTCCGGCGTCACTTGTCTCGGTGGAAGAGTCTCCGAGATTAACCTCTCCGGTAGTGGTCTCTCCGGAACCGTCTCTTTCAATGCCTTCACCTCTCTTGATTCTCTCACTGTTCTTAAACTCTCTGAGaactttttcgttttaaactcaacctctcttcttcttcttcccttaaGCCTAACTCACCTCGAACTCTCTTCCTCCGGTTTAATCGGAATCCTCCCTGAAAACTTCTTCCCCAAATACTCAAACCTTATCTCCATCACTCTCTCTTACAATAACTTCACCGGAAAGTTACCTAATGATGTTTTCTTAGACAGCAAGAAACTTCAAACCCTTGATCTTTCTTACAACAACATAACCGGTTCAATCTCCGGTTTAACCATTCCTCTCTCCTCTTGCGTCTCCTTGTCCTATCTCGACTTCTCCGGTAACAGTATCTCCGGCTATATCCCTGACTCACTCATCAACTGCACCGGCCTCAAAAGCTTGAACCTTTCTTACAACAACTTTGATGGGCAGATTCCAAAACCATTCGGTGAGCTAAAACTCTTACAAAGTTTGGATCTTTCTCATAACAAACTCACCGGTTGGATCCCGCCGGAGATCGGAGACACTTGCCGGACATTACAAAACCTCCGTCTTTCTAACAACAACGTCACCGGTGTGATCCCTGAGTCGTTgtcttcttgttctttgctACAAAGTCTTGACCtttccaacaacaacatctcCGGTCCGTTTCCGAACACTATCCTCCGAAGCTTCGGATCTCTTCAGATCTTGCTTCTCAGCAACAACTTAATCTCCGGTGAGTTTCCGACTTCGATATCTTCTTGCAAAAGCTTGAGAATCGCTGACTTCAGCTCCAATCGATTCTCCGGCGTGATTCCGCCGGATTTATGTCCCGGAGCAGCTTCTTTAGAAGAGTTAAGACTCCCGGATAATCTCGTCACCGGAGAGATTCCTCCGTCGATATCTCAATGCTCGGAGCTTCGAACGATCGATCTCAGTCTCAACTATCTCAACGGTACAATCCCACCGGAGATCGGAAACCTCCAGAAACTCGAGCAGTTCATCGCTTGGTACAACAATTTCGCCGGAACAATCCCGCCGGAGATCGGAAAACTACAAAACCTCAAAGATTTGATCCTCAACAACAATCAACTCACCGGAGAAATCCCACCGGAGTTTTTCAACTGCAGTAACATCGAATGGGTCTCATTCACAAGCAACAGGTTAACCGGAGAAGTCCCAAAAGATTTCGGAATCCTTTCCCGGTTAGCCGTTCTTCAGCTCGgaaacaacaacttcaccggAGAGATCCCAGCGGAGCTAGGGAAATGCACAACTCTGGTTTGGCTTGATCTCAATACAAACCACTTAACCGGTGAAATCCCACCACGGTTAGGTCGTCAACCCGGTTCAAAAGCTCTTTCCGGTTTACTCTCAGGGAACACAATGGCTTTCGTAAGAAACGTTGGGAACTCATGTAAAGGTGTGGGAGGTTTGGTTGAGTTCTCAGGGATCAGACCAGAGAGGCTTCTTCAGATACCATCTCTTAAAAGCTGTGACTTCACAAGAATGTATTCAGGTCCGATTCTGAGTCTTTTCACAAGGTATCAAACCATTGAGTATCTTGATCTTTCTTACAACCAGCTACGAGGCAAGATCCCAGATGAGATTGGAGAGATGATCGCTCTTCAAGTTCTTGAGCTTTCTCATAATCAACTCTCCGGCGAGATTCCTGTTACGATTGGTCACCTCAAGAACCTCGGTGTGTTCGATGCTTCGGATAACCGTTTGCAGGGTCAAATCCCTGAGTCTTTCTCGAATTTGTCTTTCTTGGTGCAGATTGATTTGTCTAATAACGAGTTAACCGGTCCGATTCCTCAGAGAGGTCAGCTTAGCACGCTTCCGGCGAGCCAGTACGCGGATAATCCTGGACTTTGTGGAGTACCTTTACCGGAATGTAAGAACGGAAACAATCAACTTCCAGCAGGAACAGAGGAAGTGAAACGTGCTAAACACGGAAGCAGGGCAGCTTCTTGGGCGAATAGCATTGTTTTGGGAGTTTTGATTTCTGCTGCGTCGGTTTGTATTTTGATCGTTTGGGCGATAGCGGTTCGTGCGAGGAAGAGAGACGCGGAAGATGCGAAGATGCTTCACAGTTTGCAGGCGGTTAATTCCGCCACAACGTGGAAGattgagaaggagaaagagccGTTGAGTATCAACGTAGCGACGTTTCAGCGACAGTTGAGGAAGCTTAAGTTCTCGCAGCTCATCGAAGCTACGAATGGATTCTCGGCTGCGAGTATGATCGGACACGGTGGATTCGGTGAGGTTTTCAAGGCGACGCTTAAAGATGGGTCTTCCGTGGCGATCAAGAAACTGATTAGACTTAGTTGTCAAGGAGATCGAGAGTTCATGGCGGAAATGGAAACGCTAGGGAAAATCAAACACCGAAACCTTGTACCGCTCTTGGGATACTGTAAAATCGGGGAAGAGAGATTGCTAGTTTACGAGTTTATGCAATATGGTAGCCTCGAGGAAGTGCTTCACGGACCGAGAACAGGCGAAAAACGGAGGGTTTTGAGTtgggaagagaggaagaagattgcGAAAGGAGCAGCGAAAGGGCTTTGTTTCTTGCATCACAATTGTATCCCTCACATCATCCACCGTGACATGAAGTCAAGCAACGTGCTTCTCGATCAAGACATGGAAGCTAGAGTTTCAGATTTCGGAATGGCGAGGCTGATCAGCGCGTTAGACACGCATTTGAGTGTGAGTACCTTGGCAGGCACGCCAGGTTACGTACCACCGGAGTATTACCAAAGTTTCAGATGTACTGCAAAAGGCGACGTGTACTCCGTCGGAGTAGTGATGCTCGAGATTTTAAGCGGGAAGAGACCAACGGACAAAGAAGAGTTTGGTGATACGAACTTAGTAGGTTGGTCGAAGATGAAAGCAAGAGAAG GGAAACATATGGAAGTGATTGATGAAGACCTTTTGAGTATGAAAGAAGGTTCCTCAGAGTCTCTGAATGAAAAAGAAGGTTTTGGAGGGATGattgtgaaagagatgttaagGTACTTGGAGATAGCGTTGCGGTGCGTCGACGACTTCCCATCAAAGAGGCCTAATATGTTACAAGTGGTTGCTTCGTTGAGAGAACTTCGTGGAAATGAAAATAGTAGTCACAGTCACAGTAACAGCTCGTAA
- the LOC104710132 gene encoding transmembrane 9 superfamily member 3 produces MTLSTTLLLFIGALIFSGAGYVRSDASDHRYKDSDSVPLYANKVGPFHNPSETYRYFDLPFCIPEGVKDKKEALGEVLNGDRLVSAPYKLNFRDEKDSEVYCRKKLSRKEVEQFRRAVEKDYYFQMYYDDLPIWGFIGKVDKESKSDPSEFKYFLYKHIQFEILYNKDRVIEINARMDPHSLVDLTEDKEVDAEFMYTVKWKETETPFEKRMDKYAMSSSLPHHLEIHWFSIINSCVTVLLLTGFLATILMRVLKNDFMKYAQDEEAADDQEETGWKYIHGDVFRFPKHKSLFAASLGSGTQLFTLTIFIFMLSLVGVFYPYNRGALFTALVVIYALTSGIAGYTASSFYCQLEGKNWVRNLLLTGGLFCGPLFLSFCFLNTVAIAYNATAALPFGTIVVIVLIWTLVTSPLLVLGGIAGKNSKAEFQAPCRTTKYPREIPPLPWYRSAVPQMAMAGFLPFSAIYIELYYIFASVWGHRIYTIYSILFIVFIILLIVTAFITVALTYFQLAAEDHEWWWRSFLCGGSTGVFIYAYCLYYYYARSDMSGFMQTSYFFGYMACICYGFFLMLGAVGFRSSLLFVRHIYRSIKCE; encoded by the exons ATGACATTATCGACGACGCTGCTCCTCTTCATCGGAGCTCTCATCTTCTCCGGCGCCGGTTATGTCAGATCCGATGCCTCTGACCACCGTTACAAAGACAGCGACTCCGTTCCTCTCTACGCCAACAAGGTCGGCCCGTTTCACAATCCCAG TGAGACGTATCGGTATTTCGATCTGCCCTTCTGTATTCCAG AGGGAGTGAAAGATAAGAAGGAAGCTCTTGGTGAGGTTTTGAATGGGGATAGGCTTGTTAGTGCTCCATACAAGCTTAACTTCAGAGATGAGAAAGACTCTGAGGTTTACTGCAGAAAGAAGCTTAGCAGAAAAGAAGTGGAACAGTTTCGAAGGGCTGTTGAGAAAGATTATTACTTTCAGATGTATTATGATGATTTGCCTATCTGGGGATTCATTGGTAAAGTTGACAAAGAGAGCAAATCTGATCCGAGCGAGTTCAAATATTTCCTCTACAAGCACATTCAGTTTGAGATTTTGTACAACAAGGACAGAGTGATTGAAATCAATGCTAGAATGGATCCTCATTCGCTTGTGGATCTCACTGAAGATAAGGAAGTCGATGCTGAGTTTATGTATACTGTGAAGTGGAAAGAAACTGAGACTCCTTTTGAGAAAAGAATGGACAAGTATGccatgtcttcttctcttcctcatcaCTTGGAAATCCACTGGTTCTCTATTATTAACTCGTGCGTCACTGTCCTGCTTTTGACTGGTTTCCTTGCGACTATCTTGATGCGGGTCCTCAAGAATGATTTCATGAA GTATGCCCAAGATGAGGAAGCTGCTGATGATCAAGAGGAGACTGGATGGAAATACATTCATGGGGATGTGTTCCGGTTCCCAAAACACAAATCTCTCTTTGCTGCATCTCTCGGTAGCGGTACCCAGTTGTTCACTCT CACCATCTTCATTTTCATGCTTTCACTTGTTGGAGTGTTCTATCCATACAATCGCGGAGCACTTTTCACTGCTTTGGTCGTTATCTATGCTCTCACATCTGGGATTGCCGGATACACTGCCTCCTCTTTCTACTGTCAACTTGAAGGAAAGAACTGG GTGAGAAATTTACTGCTCACTGGAGGTCTCTTCTGTGGCCCACTATTCCTCTCCTTCTGCTTCCTAAACACTGTGGCAATCGCCTACAATGCGACCGCCGCTCTTCCCTTTGGAACCATTGTAGTGATCGTCCTCATATGGACACTAGTCACTTCGCCTTTGCTTGTGTTGGGTGGTATTGCCGGTAAGAACAGCAAAGCGGAGTTCCAAGCTCCATGCCGTACCACTAAGTATCCTCGGGAGATCCCACCACTCCCATGGTACAGGAGTGCTGTACCCCAGATGGCCATGGCTGGTTTTCTTCCTTTCAGTGCCATCTAC ATCGAGCTATATTACATTTTTGCCAGTGTTTGGGGCCATCGTATCTACACCATTTACAGCatcctcttcatcgtcttcatcatccTGTTGATCGTCACTGCTTTTATTACAGTTGCCCTCACTTATTTCCAACTCGCTGCCGAAGATCACGAATGGTGGTGGAG ATCATTCCTATGCGGTGGATCGACTGGTGTGTTCATCTACGCATACTGCTTATACTATTACTACGCAAGATCAGACATGTCCGGTTTCATGCAAACCTCATACTTCTTCGGCTACATGGCTTGCATTTGTTACGGATTCTTCCTCATGCTTGGAGCCGTTGGATTCCGATCTTCTCTCCTCTTTGTCCGCCACATTTACCGGTCGATTAAATGCGAGTAA
- the LOC104710131 gene encoding tetraspanin-14-like has product MKLQSLKSWNLVAGIILPVITLILSAPLVRHALYHFIMRYDHWPSTPRVETLFSVSLLAVFLLGNAAMFLRPRRLGYFLVVVFFIGFAYAGVYEMQSRRFSPTPMWFKGEYDVGGQRKLERYQVVKIEQSQGRLPRVHLRFVDSSYLPRYDRRLVPPIEAGCCMRPGECELETVNATLHITRNREGPPLETAVIYGRYGGTADIKDYYDMWRHELSVLYYDCMTCKVKIIKSPRLRKWWHLGVFFSSLTSLFR; this is encoded by the exons ATGAAGTTACAAAGCCTTAAGTCGTGGAATCTAGTGGCCGGCATCATCCTTCCGGTCATCACTTTGATCCTTTCGGCTCCTCTCGTCCGCCACGCTTTGTATCACTTCATCATGCGTTACGACCACTGGCCAAGTACGCCACGTGTTGAGACACTCTTCAGCGTCTCTCTCCTCGCCGTGTTCCTTCTCGGCAACGCCGCTATGTTTCTTCGACCAAGACGGCTCGGCTACTTCTTAgttgttgtcttcttcatcgGCTTTGCTTACGCCGGTGTGTACGAGATGCAAAGCCGGCGGTTTTCTCCGACACCGATGTGGTTCAAGGGCGAATATGATGTTGGTGGACAACGTAAATTAGAACGATACCAAGTGGTTAAGATAGAACAAAGTCAAGGACGCTTGCCAAGAGTTCATTTACGGTTCGTTGACAGCTCTTACTTACCACGGTACGATAGGAGGTTGGTACCTCCCATTGAG GCTGGATGCTGCATGAGGCCAGGGGAATGCGAACTAGAGACGGTCAATGCAACATTGCACATTACAAGAAATCGTGAAGGACCACCGTTGGAAACGGCAGTGATCTACGGTCGTTACGGTGGCACTGCAGACATAAAGGATTATTACGATATGTGGAGGCACGAGTTGAGTGTGTTGTACTATGATTGCATGACATGTAAGGTCAAGATCATTAAGTCTCCACGGCTGCGCAAATGGTGGCACCTcggtgttttcttttcttccctCACCTCTTTGTTTAGATAA
- the LOC104710133 gene encoding serine/threonine-protein kinase BRI1-like 2 isoform X2 produces MFQLTYFSIQTPNTILPPMTTSPIRVRIRTRIHISFIFLLTHFSLSSSSSLKTDSLSLLSFKAMIQDDPNNILSNWTPRKSPCQFSGVTCLGGRVSEINLSGSGLSGTVSFNAFTSLDSLTVLKLSENFFVLNSTSLLLLPLSLTHLELSSSGLIGILPENFFPKYSNLISITLSYNNFTGKLPNDVFLDSKKLQTLDLSYNNITGSISGLTIPLSSCVSLSYLDFSGNSISGYIPDSLINCTGLKSLNLSYNNFDGQIPKPFGELKLLQSLDLSHNKLTGWIPPEIGDTCRTLQNLRLSNNNVTGVIPESLSSCSLLQSLDLSNNNISGPFPNTILRSFGSLQILLLSNNLISGEFPTSISSCKSLRIADFSSNRFSGVIPPDLCPGAASLEELRLPDNLVTGEIPPSISQCSELRTIDLSLNYLNGTIPPEIGNLQKLEQFIAWYNNFAGTIPPEIGKLQNLKDLILNNNQLTGEIPPEFFNCSNIEWVSFTSNRLTGEVPKDFGILSRLAVLQLGNNNFTGEIPAELGKCTTLVWLDLNTNHLTGEIPPRLGRQPGSKALSGLLSGNTMAFVRNVGNSCKGVGGLVEFSGIRPERLLQIPSLKSCDFTRMYSGPILSLFTRYQTIEYLDLSYNQLRGKIPDEIGEMIALQVLELSHNQLSGEIPVTIGHLKNLGVFDASDNRLQGQIPESFSNLSFLVQIDLSNNELTGPIPQRGQLSTLPASQYADNPGLCGVPLPECKNGNNQLPAGTEEVKRAKHGSRAASWANSIVLGVLISAASVCILIVWAIAVRARKRDAEDAKMLHSLQAVNSATTWKIEKEKEPLSINVATFQRQLRKLKFSQLIEATNGFSAASMIGHGGFGEVFKATLKDGSSVAIKKLIRLSCQGDREFMAEMETLGKIKHRNLVPLLGYCKIGEERLLVYEFMQYGSLEEVLHGPRTGEKRRVLSWEERKKIAKGAAKGLCFLHHNCIPHIIHRDMKSSNVLLDQDMEARVSDFGMARLISALDTHLSVSTLAGTPGYVPPEYYQSFRCTAKGDVYSVGVVMLEILSGKRPTDKEEFGDTNLVGWSKMKAREGKHMEVIDEDLLSMKEGSSESLNEKEGMIVKEMLRYLEIALRCVDDFPSKRPNMLQVVASLRELRGNENSSHSHSNSS; encoded by the exons ATGTTTCAACTTACTTACTTCTCCATTCAAACTCCAAACACGATCCTCCCTCcaatgactacttcaccaaTCCGGGTTCGGATCCGGACTCGGATCCATatctccttcatcttcctccttaCTCATTTCTCtctatcatcttcatcttcactcAAAACCGACTCATTGTCTCTCCTCTCTTTCAAAGCAATGATCCAagatgatccaaacaacatccTCTCAAACTGGACACCTCGTAAATCACCTTGTCAATTCTCCGGCGTCACTTGTCTCGGTGGAAGAGTCTCCGAGATTAACCTCTCCGGTAGTGGTCTCTCCGGAACCGTCTCTTTCAATGCCTTCACCTCTCTTGATTCTCTCACTGTTCTTAAACTCTCTGAGaactttttcgttttaaactcaacctctcttcttcttcttcccttaaGCCTAACTCACCTCGAACTCTCTTCCTCCGGTTTAATCGGAATCCTCCCTGAAAACTTCTTCCCCAAATACTCAAACCTTATCTCCATCACTCTCTCTTACAATAACTTCACCGGAAAGTTACCTAATGATGTTTTCTTAGACAGCAAGAAACTTCAAACCCTTGATCTTTCTTACAACAACATAACCGGTTCAATCTCCGGTTTAACCATTCCTCTCTCCTCTTGCGTCTCCTTGTCCTATCTCGACTTCTCCGGTAACAGTATCTCCGGCTATATCCCTGACTCACTCATCAACTGCACCGGCCTCAAAAGCTTGAACCTTTCTTACAACAACTTTGATGGGCAGATTCCAAAACCATTCGGTGAGCTAAAACTCTTACAAAGTTTGGATCTTTCTCATAACAAACTCACCGGTTGGATCCCGCCGGAGATCGGAGACACTTGCCGGACATTACAAAACCTCCGTCTTTCTAACAACAACGTCACCGGTGTGATCCCTGAGTCGTTgtcttcttgttctttgctACAAAGTCTTGACCtttccaacaacaacatctcCGGTCCGTTTCCGAACACTATCCTCCGAAGCTTCGGATCTCTTCAGATCTTGCTTCTCAGCAACAACTTAATCTCCGGTGAGTTTCCGACTTCGATATCTTCTTGCAAAAGCTTGAGAATCGCTGACTTCAGCTCCAATCGATTCTCCGGCGTGATTCCGCCGGATTTATGTCCCGGAGCAGCTTCTTTAGAAGAGTTAAGACTCCCGGATAATCTCGTCACCGGAGAGATTCCTCCGTCGATATCTCAATGCTCGGAGCTTCGAACGATCGATCTCAGTCTCAACTATCTCAACGGTACAATCCCACCGGAGATCGGAAACCTCCAGAAACTCGAGCAGTTCATCGCTTGGTACAACAATTTCGCCGGAACAATCCCGCCGGAGATCGGAAAACTACAAAACCTCAAAGATTTGATCCTCAACAACAATCAACTCACCGGAGAAATCCCACCGGAGTTTTTCAACTGCAGTAACATCGAATGGGTCTCATTCACAAGCAACAGGTTAACCGGAGAAGTCCCAAAAGATTTCGGAATCCTTTCCCGGTTAGCCGTTCTTCAGCTCGgaaacaacaacttcaccggAGAGATCCCAGCGGAGCTAGGGAAATGCACAACTCTGGTTTGGCTTGATCTCAATACAAACCACTTAACCGGTGAAATCCCACCACGGTTAGGTCGTCAACCCGGTTCAAAAGCTCTTTCCGGTTTACTCTCAGGGAACACAATGGCTTTCGTAAGAAACGTTGGGAACTCATGTAAAGGTGTGGGAGGTTTGGTTGAGTTCTCAGGGATCAGACCAGAGAGGCTTCTTCAGATACCATCTCTTAAAAGCTGTGACTTCACAAGAATGTATTCAGGTCCGATTCTGAGTCTTTTCACAAGGTATCAAACCATTGAGTATCTTGATCTTTCTTACAACCAGCTACGAGGCAAGATCCCAGATGAGATTGGAGAGATGATCGCTCTTCAAGTTCTTGAGCTTTCTCATAATCAACTCTCCGGCGAGATTCCTGTTACGATTGGTCACCTCAAGAACCTCGGTGTGTTCGATGCTTCGGATAACCGTTTGCAGGGTCAAATCCCTGAGTCTTTCTCGAATTTGTCTTTCTTGGTGCAGATTGATTTGTCTAATAACGAGTTAACCGGTCCGATTCCTCAGAGAGGTCAGCTTAGCACGCTTCCGGCGAGCCAGTACGCGGATAATCCTGGACTTTGTGGAGTACCTTTACCGGAATGTAAGAACGGAAACAATCAACTTCCAGCAGGAACAGAGGAAGTGAAACGTGCTAAACACGGAAGCAGGGCAGCTTCTTGGGCGAATAGCATTGTTTTGGGAGTTTTGATTTCTGCTGCGTCGGTTTGTATTTTGATCGTTTGGGCGATAGCGGTTCGTGCGAGGAAGAGAGACGCGGAAGATGCGAAGATGCTTCACAGTTTGCAGGCGGTTAATTCCGCCACAACGTGGAAGattgagaaggagaaagagccGTTGAGTATCAACGTAGCGACGTTTCAGCGACAGTTGAGGAAGCTTAAGTTCTCGCAGCTCATCGAAGCTACGAATGGATTCTCGGCTGCGAGTATGATCGGACACGGTGGATTCGGTGAGGTTTTCAAGGCGACGCTTAAAGATGGGTCTTCCGTGGCGATCAAGAAACTGATTAGACTTAGTTGTCAAGGAGATCGAGAGTTCATGGCGGAAATGGAAACGCTAGGGAAAATCAAACACCGAAACCTTGTACCGCTCTTGGGATACTGTAAAATCGGGGAAGAGAGATTGCTAGTTTACGAGTTTATGCAATATGGTAGCCTCGAGGAAGTGCTTCACGGACCGAGAACAGGCGAAAAACGGAGGGTTTTGAGTtgggaagagaggaagaagattgcGAAAGGAGCAGCGAAAGGGCTTTGTTTCTTGCATCACAATTGTATCCCTCACATCATCCACCGTGACATGAAGTCAAGCAACGTGCTTCTCGATCAAGACATGGAAGCTAGAGTTTCAGATTTCGGAATGGCGAGGCTGATCAGCGCGTTAGACACGCATTTGAGTGTGAGTACCTTGGCAGGCACGCCAGGTTACGTACCACCGGAGTATTACCAAAGTTTCAGATGTACTGCAAAAGGCGACGTGTACTCCGTCGGAGTAGTGATGCTCGAGATTTTAAGCGGGAAGAGACCAACGGACAAAGAAGAGTTTGGTGATACGAACTTAGTAGGTTGGTCGAAGATGAAAGCAAGAGAAGGGAAACATATGGAAGTGATTGATGAAGACCTTCTGAGTATGAAAGAAGGTTCCTCAGAGTCTCTGAATGAAAAAGAAG GGATGattgtgaaagagatgttaagGTACTTGGAGATAGCGTTGCGGTGCGTCGACGACTTCCCATCAAAGAGGCCTAATATGTTACAAGTGGTTGCTTCGTTGAGAGAACTTCGTGGAAATGAAAATAGTAGTCACAGTCACAGTAACAGCTCGTAA